A single region of the Ancylobacter novellus DSM 506 genome encodes:
- a CDS encoding ABC transporter permease — MLDLLRLLSFGPEGWGDEIAQGALLTIELALATLPVGIAIGLMIALAKDSSSAILRGFGNLYTTIFRGLPELLTLFIVYYGGQMLLTRIAGYLVDGANIEVNQFVAGVVALGLVLGAFSSEVLLAAIRAVPKGQKEAAAALGLSGWRTFRLVTFPQLWRVALPGLSNNWMVLLKDTSLVSVIAISDLMRQTAIAVGVTKQPFFFYLVACLIYLVFSGASSVVFGKLEDRAARGFKRVGGH; from the coding sequence ATGCTGGACCTGCTCAGACTGCTCTCCTTCGGCCCTGAGGGCTGGGGAGACGAGATCGCGCAGGGCGCGCTGCTCACAATCGAGCTGGCGCTCGCCACCCTGCCGGTCGGCATCGCCATCGGCCTCATGATCGCGCTGGCGAAGGATTCCAGTTCCGCCATCCTGCGCGGCTTCGGCAATCTCTACACCACCATCTTCCGCGGCCTGCCCGAGCTCTTGACGCTGTTCATCGTCTATTATGGCGGGCAGATGCTGCTCACCCGCATCGCCGGCTACCTGGTGGACGGCGCCAACATCGAGGTGAACCAGTTCGTCGCCGGCGTGGTGGCGCTCGGCCTCGTGCTCGGCGCCTTCTCCAGCGAGGTGCTGCTCGCCGCCATCCGCGCCGTGCCGAAAGGCCAGAAGGAGGCCGCCGCCGCGCTGGGCCTGTCGGGCTGGCGCACCTTCCGGCTGGTCACCTTCCCGCAGCTCTGGCGCGTCGCCCTGCCGGGCCTCTCCAACAACTGGATGGTGCTCCTGAAGGACACGTCGTTGGTCTCGGTCATCGCCATCAGCGACCTGATGCGCCAGACCGCCATCGCGGTGGGCGTGACCAAGCAGCCCTTCTTCTTCTACCTCGTCGCCTGCCTGATCTACCTCGTCTTCTCCGGTGCCTCGAGCGTGGTGTTCGGCAAGCTGGAGGACCGGGCGGCCCGCGGCTTCAAGCGCGTAGGAGGCCACTGA
- a CDS encoding thermonuclease family protein codes for MRRRHTHGRRSWRPDTFRSILVAAALVGVALIAERFVPALTGVVRISDGDSFELGGERIRLDGIDAPELHQSCGAPDTRWPCGERARAALETIMAEGKVSCRPVDEDRYERAVSVCEAGGRDVAARLVEEGWAVATGFAYAGEQRAARAAGRGIWAGPFDMPADWRAAHPRPAS; via the coding sequence CGGCCGGCGAAGCTGGCGGCCGGACACGTTCCGCTCGATCCTCGTCGCGGCGGCGCTGGTCGGCGTGGCGCTCATCGCCGAGCGCTTCGTGCCGGCGCTTACCGGCGTGGTGCGGATCTCCGACGGCGACAGCTTCGAGCTCGGCGGCGAGCGCATCCGGCTCGACGGCATCGACGCGCCCGAGCTGCACCAGAGCTGCGGCGCGCCGGACACGCGCTGGCCCTGCGGTGAGCGCGCCAGGGCGGCGCTGGAGACGATCATGGCCGAGGGCAAGGTGAGCTGCCGCCCGGTCGACGAGGACCGCTACGAGCGCGCCGTCTCGGTGTGCGAGGCGGGCGGGCGCGACGTTGCCGCGAGGCTGGTCGAAGAGGGCTGGGCGGTGGCGACGGGGTTCGCCTATGCGGGTGAGCAGCGCGCCGCGCGGGCAGCTGGACGCGGCATCTGGGCCGGCCCGTTCGACATGCCCGCCGACTGGCGCGCCGCGCATCCGCGGCCGGCGTCCTAA
- a CDS encoding ABC transporter substrate-binding protein, protein MSLTRFAAAAILAAATMGASLSGASAKEWKTVRIGTEGAYPPFNYIENNELKGFDIDIGKALCEKMKVTCTFVAQDWDGIIPALLAGKYDAIVASMSITEERKKQINFSKKYYKTPATFAVPKDSKITDTSPASLKGKTLGAQGSTIHSNYLEDVYAKAGAEVKLYGKQDEANLDLANGRLDAVLADKVVLLEWLNSKDGACCKFTGAEYTDPKYFGEGVGVGIRKDDPELVAMFNKAIDEIVADGTYKKINDKYFPFSVY, encoded by the coding sequence ATGAGCCTCACCCGCTTCGCCGCCGCGGCCATCCTCGCCGCCGCCACGATGGGCGCCTCCCTGAGCGGCGCTTCCGCCAAGGAGTGGAAGACCGTCCGCATCGGCACCGAGGGCGCCTACCCGCCCTTCAACTACATCGAGAACAACGAGCTCAAGGGCTTCGACATCGATATCGGCAAGGCCTTGTGCGAGAAGATGAAGGTCACCTGCACCTTCGTCGCGCAGGACTGGGACGGCATCATCCCCGCGCTGCTCGCCGGCAAGTACGACGCCATCGTCGCCTCGATGTCGATCACCGAGGAGCGCAAGAAACAGATCAACTTCTCCAAGAAGTACTACAAGACGCCCGCCACCTTCGCCGTGCCGAAGGATTCCAAGATCACCGACACCTCGCCGGCTTCGCTGAAGGGCAAGACCCTGGGCGCGCAGGGCTCCACCATCCACTCCAACTATCTCGAGGACGTCTACGCCAAGGCCGGCGCCGAGGTGAAGCTCTACGGCAAGCAGGACGAGGCGAATCTCGACCTCGCCAATGGCCGCCTCGACGCGGTGCTGGCCGACAAGGTGGTGCTGCTGGAGTGGCTGAACTCCAAGGACGGCGCCTGCTGCAAGTTCACCGGCGCCGAATACACCGACCCGAAATATTTCGGCGAGGGCGTGGGCGTGGGAATCCGCAAGGACGATCCCGAGCTCGTCGCCATGTTCAACAAGGCGATCGACGAGATCGTCGCCGACGGCACCTACAAGAAGATCAACGACAAGTACTTCCCCTTCAGCGTCTACTGA
- a CDS encoding uracil-DNA glycosylase family protein: protein MPSDTLDAVLAEIRACRVCVEHPLGKPLPHEPRPVLHVGPRSRILIAGQAPGTKVHASGRSFDDASGKRLRDWLGIDADTFYDAERISIAAMGFCFPGQDAKGGDLPPRRECASLWHDRLFAARKPFELVVAVGAASQAYHLKRLGLERFAAGGLTERVERWREIWDARETPRIVPLPHPSWRNTGWLKRHPWFEAELVPVLRAEVARLLG, encoded by the coding sequence ATGCCCTCCGACACCCTCGACGCCGTCCTCGCCGAGATCCGCGCCTGCCGCGTCTGCGTCGAACACCCACTCGGGAAACCGCTGCCGCACGAGCCGCGGCCGGTGCTGCATGTCGGGCCGCGCTCGCGCATCCTCATCGCCGGGCAGGCGCCGGGCACCAAGGTGCATGCGTCCGGCCGTTCCTTTGACGACGCCTCGGGGAAAAGGCTGCGCGACTGGCTCGGCATCGACGCGGACACGTTCTACGACGCTGAACGCATCTCCATCGCCGCCATGGGCTTCTGCTTTCCCGGCCAGGACGCCAAGGGCGGCGACCTACCGCCGCGCCGGGAATGCGCGAGCCTGTGGCACGACCGGCTGTTCGCCGCGCGAAAGCCCTTCGAGCTGGTGGTGGCGGTGGGCGCGGCGTCGCAGGCCTATCATCTGAAGCGGCTGGGGCTGGAGCGTTTCGCCGCCGGCGGCCTCACCGAGCGGGTGGAGCGCTGGCGAGAGATCTGGGACGCGCGGGAGACACCGAGGATCGTCCCTCTGCCGCACCCCTCCTGGCGGAATACGGGGTGGCTCAAGCGCCACCCCTGGTTCGAGGCCGAGCTGGTGCCGGTGCTCAGGGCCGAGGTGGCACGGTTGCTGGGGTGA
- a CDS encoding ABC transporter permease codes for MQAVLDALGAGFLSLMGFIGLNADLMDRYGLRFLDGVWVTLKLVGLSVFLGALLSLPLAIARVEGGKFLSRLSFGYSYFFRGTPLLAQTFLVYYGAGQFREQLTDIGLWWFFRDAFNCAVFTFTLNTAAYQSEILRGGIQSLPAGQMEAAQSLGLSRFLAYRKVILPQAIAIGLRPLGNELILMIKSSAIASVITVYDLMGVTRLAFSRSYDMEVYLWAAVLYLVMVEIVRRVWDVLERRLNRHLMVSR; via the coding sequence ATGCAAGCGGTTCTCGACGCGCTCGGCGCCGGCTTCCTGTCGCTGATGGGCTTCATCGGCCTGAACGCCGACCTGATGGACCGCTACGGCCTGCGCTTCCTCGACGGCGTCTGGGTGACGCTGAAGCTGGTCGGCCTCTCGGTGTTCCTCGGCGCGCTGTTGTCACTGCCGCTCGCCATCGCGCGGGTGGAAGGCGGCAAGTTCCTCTCGCGCCTGTCCTTCGGCTATTCCTATTTCTTCCGCGGCACGCCGCTGCTGGCGCAGACCTTCCTCGTCTATTACGGCGCCGGCCAGTTCCGCGAGCAGCTCACAGACATCGGGCTGTGGTGGTTCTTCCGCGACGCCTTCAACTGCGCGGTGTTCACCTTCACGCTCAACACCGCGGCCTATCAGTCGGAAATATTGCGCGGCGGCATCCAAAGCCTGCCGGCGGGGCAGATGGAGGCGGCGCAGTCGCTCGGCCTGTCGCGCTTCCTCGCCTATCGCAAGGTGATCCTGCCGCAGGCCATCGCCATCGGCTTGCGGCCGCTCGGCAACGAATTGATCCTGATGATCAAGTCGAGCGCCATCGCCTCGGTGATCACCGTCTACGACCTGATGGGCGTCACCCGCCTCGCCTTCTCGCGCTCCTACGACATGGAGGTCTATCTCTGGGCGGCGGTGCTCTACCTCGTCATGGTCGAGATCGTCCGCCGCGTCTGGGACGTGCTGGAGCGCCGGCTGAACCGGCATCTCATGGTGTCGCGCTGA